Genomic segment of Schistocerca piceifrons isolate TAMUIC-IGC-003096 chromosome 1, iqSchPice1.1, whole genome shotgun sequence:
GATAAACAAAGAAAactactaaataaataaatcattgatgTTCTATGTGCCTCTACTCCACGTTCCTAAACTTTCCTtggttcccgggggggggggggggggaggcaggggacTGGCAGGTagtgaggagggggtggggggcgggggggttgactggacatggtggccaggcctcaggttgcaatccctgcccactctgcccccacCTCTCTTTGTGGGTGCGAGGAAGGTTCCTTAAAAAGAAAATTGATAAGCATAACTGCTGTACAGGAGATTCTATTACGTTCACACCCTATATTTATCTGAAGCTAATAATTTGTGAACCCCTAGAATGTATGCTCGCGAGCCACCCCTTTTAAAAATTGTCTAATGCTCAAATTTGCCGCATATCTTTCAGAACCACATATTAAGCGCAACATTTTACTTTGCAGTGATAGTTCGCTGCTAACAACCATACCTCCATTATAAGAAAGGCCATCAGAAGTACATCTTTATCAATATGTATTCATGACGAACCACTCTTAAGGTCTAGATACTTATCATAAAAAAATAATGCAAACATTTTTGTGCGAACCTGAAAGAAAGGCAGTGAAATTATCTACTTGCTACATTTCTATAAAAAACCAGTTGCAGTATGCAAATAGATGTGTGAGGATAAAATACTGTAAGTGATCTACCATCACGGTTAGGCCTGGTTAAAAATGTCATACTACACTGATCGACCACTGGCATCATTAACATAgtaaaaacttgaaaatatcaTGTCACAGTGGAAAAGTAAGGGGATTTGATCATGGACTCAATGTAACCATGGATTTTGCAACGTatgtaacaaaaagactgtcatgatACATTCGTCGACTTGACCAACTCACTCAAAGCTATTAACTGCCAACCTAATCTAGTCTTTGAGTTACTATATAGTTCagtctttcaccacacaaaagatACATTTGTAGGTTTAGTATACAACCCAACCTGAAGCATCATTTCTGAAATTTACTGTACTAATAAGTTACAACACAAACAAAATGTCACACTATACTGAAATTGCTGGAGAAGTCATTCCATGAAACCTGAAAAACCCAATTAAGTGTGTAAGTGTAAAAATAAGACTCTGATGTCAGAAAGGCACTGAAATCTCTAAGAAGAAAAGTCCCACAGCAGAAGATGACATACCAAATGCCTGTCTGGCCacaaagatttaggttttctgggATTTCACTGAACTGTTAAACACAAATTTCTGaaaggttccatttaaaaaaatttggtacatttccttcctcattctcctTTTCTAATCACTCTATCAGTAAAATCTTCCATTCGTCTTGAACTCAATCAGCGGCAAGTATTCTCCAGTAGCCTATTACTTTCTACAAGCTTTCTCTAAGGCATGCAGTCATAAGACTATTTAATTCAAAATGTGCAGAGAAAGATATATTGAACAGAAAGCTAAAATGTGTTCTAACATCAGTAACAGTATTACTGCTGAGATGATCAAAAGGTATGAGCTTCTGAAGCAAAATTAAAATCATATCTCGCAAAAATAAATTAAACTGATATCAGCCCCATTCATATATACtataaagtggtgtgtgtgtgtggtttttttttttttttacggcatTGAATTATACCTGATGTGAACGGCCGTCCAAAACATGTCAGTCCTTTTGGGAAGgctacattaacaaaaaaaaaactgcaattaatgTACATATTTAGCTTATTATCTACCAAGAGGAAACAGTTCTAGCACTTACTGAATGTTATGTGTGTTTTACATTCTGCACATCTGTATGACTGAGCAGAAAGCCCTACTTCTGGGCATATGTCCTTAATGTATTGTGGATTCTCTGATGCTATAACATGAGCACAAATTCTGCATACTTGTGCAAGACATTTAGTGTGACAAACATACAAACaatctgaaaaagaaaacaatttctaCTTATCTTACAACAGGTCATAGCTGAACTCTATTTACAGACACATTCTAATAAGAATATAGTACCTCTACACTGATACCATGACTGAATCACACTCCAGACAGCACCACAACATCTATCACAGTATTGTTTTGATGCAGAAACGGGCTGGTTCTGAAATACAAAATGATGCCCTAAGCGTACTTTGATATCTTCCCGAGGGCTACAGGTTAATTCTTCAGCCACATCTCGTGCTTCTTGCAGTCGCAAACGCAGTTCGATTAAGCGCCTCACCAACCACTTTCTCTCCTCCGAGCGTTCTGGACTTTCCAATACCATATCCTTGCATTGCTCCACAGCCTTCGTCAACTCTTCCACTGAGGTAAGTCCAGGTCCATCCTGTAAATATCATGTTTTACAGATCTCACAAATGCAACAATGTTTAGGCAACATAGTCGATCCATCATATACCTCTGAAATCGAAAGGCAATTCGCCACACTTATTAAACTTGGCGGAATCGTTGACTTTCCATCCCACGTATCGTCCCCGGATATACACCCAGATGTTGATGACGATGGGGTCGACGCCAGAGTGCGACTGACATTGATGGGATCCTCATTTCCTTCCTCGCACTCTGTATTTCCGCAAATCATGCTCGTAATGCACATAAACGGACTATCACATTACAAAAGATGACAGGCATCCAGTACGGATACGTAAAACTAGCATAGTTTTCCACGCCACTTTCACCAGGTAGCATATACGACAATCTTTATGACATCAGATGCGATACTTCAAACTTCGCAAACAATAACATATTGCTTTCTGCTAGGGTGAACCAAAGAACAGCAGAAGAAGATAGTACGTTGGCTGCTAAATACAAATCAACAAGTAATGATCAGACTGCGCAGATAAATCGTAGCGTGGAGACCGAAAATTTGCACAGATATTACATGTCCGCAAAAGTAAAGTTAGAGGTATAAGGAAAATATTGTTCTGATCTGTGAGCGTAGATCACCTCCACGTAGACAAGTTGTGGGCCTATGGACTGTAACTCCCCGCAAATCTGGAGTGAGCAAACAAGCAATTTGATTTGCTATCGATACATATACAACAAAAGTGGATTATGAAAGAATGCTTTTTATACCACTTTCGTcccttcttggttattcgaaatatattaacaaaaaacaagttacattaacgaaatgaaaatgaaattaaaaatgaggccaaatgtgtcgtattactagagcaaatgtgCATTTAAGGACCAAAAACGTTTGAAATTGCCTTCCTGTGACTATGTTATTCATATAAGCActatatttttcagtatttaaaacagttgtctcctgcacacgacagaaataacgaacaaggaGCAGTCGTAAACAGTTACATGCTAATATTTTTGGCTACGTTGTTCATCTAGGCACTGAAGTATTTAAAATCGTTGTTgcctgcacacgacagaaataacgaacaagaagcagtcgtaaacagttgtatgctaatgttttgggctatttaagatggTGGCAGGCTCACACCCACTATGGATTCAAAACAATGTTCAGCGCAAGTCTATAGCGTCATGTCGCTTCTTCTTTTTACCTCAATGGTAAGTCTATAGTACCATCTccattttttttacctccatggctcTCTCGCAGTTAAGTAGTTTCTATGGTGATATGTCCTCGTGCAGTCATTGAAATGCATTAGCAGATAGAAATTTTTCCTCAGCACTAATTTTAAATATTCCTTCGTAGTTCAATGATCGGTACCGCAACTAAACGTTATTTTTGATACCCACTCAAAGTAAAAAGTTCTGCAAGCCCCTTTTCTGTCAAGTATTTGTTCCTATTCTATTTTAATTAGTTTCTTTCGTGCAACATTTAATGCTATCTGCCCACATACTAAGATTTAttgaattttattctttttcaACCGTTATTTTAACCACAGTATTAGGCAGTCTCTTCCCCTGTCTTTTTTTGTATGTAGTAGGAACTACCATTCAGCTAGCTCTCCTGAACAGAATTAAATcagaattttctttttaactttttCTGCTTCCTGCGCACGTTATTTCAGCGAAAAAATTGATAGGCTAATCAGTTCAGAGACTACCATTTTGCAGTTAAGGAAAAAGCGTAAACTCGCAGGCTATAAATCAGTAGGCTGCATTGATACTTAATCAAACTCTTAGTTTATTTACTTCATGGTACAGGAGCAGAATTCCCCTCTATTCTTTGTAGTTTAAGCACTATGTAACAAAATCACTCAAAATTCTATCTGCAAAGCAGCGATATAAGCAATTTTTTTGAGTCGACATTCTCCTGACTATTTTGATGCTGctcgcctcgaattcctctcctgtgccaatgtttttatctcagagtagcaacttcAACCTAAATTCGAAAtcacttgctggatgtatttcagtctctgttttcctTTACATTTTTTACCATATACAGCTCCCTGTACAATGATGGAATTTACTCCCCAATGTCTTAAACGATGTCCTACCatcttgtttctttttcttgtcagtgttctacatatattcctttcctcgtcgattctgcagagacaccctcattccttacgttttcagtccacctaattttcaacattcgtctgtagcaagaAATCTCAAAcacttctattttcttctgttccagtttcccacagttcacgtttcactactgcacaatgctatgctccaaatgtatagtctcagaaatttcttcctcaaattaagacgtatgtttgatattagtagacttctattggtcaGAAGTtcactctttgcctgtgctagtctgctttttatgtcttccttgctccatccatcaagGGTTATTTTTCTTCCTacatagcagaatttcttaacttcatctacttcatgatcttCAATTCTGATGATAAGTTGATCGTTGTTCTTACAGGTATTTCTGATGCTTTTCATTTCTTCcatctttcttcgctttactcagtccatatgctgtactcattagacagtttgtttcaactgatgacaatagatgttaagtcccatagtgctcagagccatttgagctatgtgGTTTTTGTTGCCTTCCAGTTATACATGAAAATTCGAATATATGATTATCATTgaccatattttttttaaattcattaaattcaTATAAAGTATAATGAAGTACTGAATTGAAATTATTTGCCCTTTTATGATCGTCTTCTATTAtca
This window contains:
- the LOC124712003 gene encoding differentially expressed in FDCP 8 homolog A isoform X2, producing the protein MCITSMICGNTECEEGNEDPINVSRTLASTPSSSTSGCISGDDTWDGKSTIPPSLISVANCLSISEDGPGLTSVEELTKAVEQCKDMVLESPERSEERKWLVRRLIELRLRLQEARDVAEELTCSPREDIKVRLGHHFVFQNQPVSASKQYCDRCCGAVWSVIQSWYQCRDCLYVCHTKCLAQVCRICAHVIASENPQYIKDICPEVGLSAQSYRCAECKTHITFKNSWVEPRLCDYDGCYYCPSCHWNSMAVIPARVIHNWDFEERPVCRASRQLLQLMIKRPLLNLEELNPRLFGFVEELGFVKKMREDIMIMKKYFISCKDATEQRLLWQLKDYNHFIDNVDTYSLQDLIDTNSGRLPDRLSKIHAEFTKHIKEECKVCYGRGYVCELCEEDQVIFPFDSSAVSCIKCSTVFHRNCWSRKNQQCPKCLRLEERAKQKDASSDSD
- the LOC124712003 gene encoding differentially expressed in FDCP 8 homolog A isoform X1, which codes for MCITSMICGNTECEEGNEDPINVSRTLASTPSSSTSGCISGDDTWDGKSTIPPSLISVANCLSISEDGPGLTSVEELTKAVEQCKDMVLESPERSEERKWLVRRLIELRLRLQEARDVAEELTCSPREDIKVRLGHHFVFQNQPVSASKQYCDRCCGAVWSVIQSWYQCRDCLYVCHTKCLAQVCRICAHVIASENPQYIKDICPEVGLSAQSYRCAECKTHITFTFPKGLTCFGRPFTSENSWVEPRLCDYDGCYYCPSCHWNSMAVIPARVIHNWDFEERPVCRASRQLLQLMIKRPLLNLEELNPRLFGFVEELGFVKKMREDIMIMKKYFISCKDATEQRLLWQLKDYNHFIDNVDTYSLQDLIDTNSGRLPDRLSKIHAEFTKHIKEECKVCYGRGYVCELCEEDQVIFPFDSSAVSCIKCSTVFHRNCWSRKNQQCPKCLRLEERAKQKDASSDSD